Proteins encoded together in one Shewanella acanthi window:
- a CDS encoding sulfite exporter TauE/SafE family protein: protein MDSLLSVFFICLGLGAFVGFMAGLLGIGGGLIVVPALIYILASVGIAATNLPHIAIATSLAAIILTSISSARAHHKRGNVPWPLFRTMMPGILLGALMSGFIAEQIPAATLQSVFAVFVILMAVQMAYPVQAQSHRQLPAQGVLFVVAVIVAIIAGLMGIGGGVLLVPFLTFFGLEMRKAVGFSAATGLLISLSGSLGYIIAGFNTPDLPDGTLGYIYLPALFGLIMTSILMAPVGVKAASTWPTSVLKKIFAVLLLCVGFKLILS from the coding sequence GTGGATAGTTTGCTGTCGGTATTTTTTATTTGCCTTGGGCTTGGCGCATTTGTTGGATTTATGGCTGGGCTATTGGGAATCGGCGGCGGTTTAATTGTGGTTCCCGCGTTAATTTATATCCTGGCTTCTGTGGGTATTGCCGCAACCAATTTACCCCATATTGCGATTGCTACTTCCCTTGCAGCCATCATTCTAACCTCCATTTCTTCAGCGAGGGCTCACCATAAGCGGGGGAATGTGCCCTGGCCACTGTTTCGCACTATGATGCCGGGTATCTTGCTTGGGGCGTTAATGTCAGGCTTTATTGCCGAACAAATCCCTGCAGCAACGCTGCAATCAGTGTTTGCAGTCTTCGTGATTCTAATGGCTGTTCAAATGGCTTATCCGGTTCAGGCGCAATCACATCGCCAGTTACCTGCTCAAGGTGTGCTTTTTGTTGTTGCCGTAATAGTGGCCATTATTGCGGGGTTGATGGGGATTGGCGGAGGAGTGCTTTTAGTGCCGTTTTTAACCTTCTTTGGTCTTGAGATGCGTAAAGCCGTCGGATTTTCAGCCGCTACGGGATTATTAATCTCCTTGTCGGGCAGCTTAGGGTATATAATTGCGGGTTTTAATACGCCGGATTTACCTGATGGCACACTAGGTTATATCTATTTGCCTGCGCTGTTTGGCCTGATTATGACATCAATATTGATGGCGCCAGTAGGAGTTAAGGCGGCGAGCACTTGGCCTACTTCCGTACTAAAAAAAATATTTGCAGTTTTACTCCTTTGTGTCGGCTTCAAGTTAATTCTGAGCTGA
- the lgt gene encoding prolipoprotein diacylglyceryl transferase, with protein MALNFPNIDPVIVKFGPFDIFGQTFEPALRWYGFTYLVGFVAAMWLLNRMADRSNGLWSREQVSDLLFYGFLGVILGGRIGYVIFYHFDYFLANPMYLFKISEGGMSFHGGLMGVITAMIYIAWKQKRTFFAVADMVAPVVPIGLGAGRIGNFINGELWGRVTDVPWAMVFPTGGPEPRHPSQLYQFALEGVALFLLLYWFSKRTTKVGAVSGMFLLGYGVFRVIVETVRQPDSQLGLYWGFMTMGQILSVPMILFGLYLILRPQGKQ; from the coding sequence ATGGCATTGAATTTTCCTAATATTGATCCTGTGATCGTCAAGTTTGGTCCCTTTGATATTTTCGGACAAACCTTTGAACCCGCGCTACGTTGGTACGGTTTTACCTATTTGGTGGGCTTTGTGGCGGCGATGTGGTTACTCAACCGAATGGCGGATCGCTCAAATGGCTTGTGGAGTCGTGAGCAGGTGTCTGATCTGTTGTTTTATGGTTTTCTAGGGGTGATCTTAGGTGGCCGTATCGGCTATGTGATTTTCTATCATTTTGATTACTTTCTCGCCAATCCAATGTATTTATTCAAGATTTCCGAAGGTGGTATGTCATTCCACGGTGGATTGATGGGGGTGATTACCGCCATGATTTACATCGCTTGGAAACAAAAACGCACCTTTTTTGCGGTAGCTGATATGGTTGCACCAGTGGTACCTATTGGGCTAGGAGCTGGACGTATCGGTAACTTTATCAATGGTGAACTCTGGGGACGTGTTACTGATGTGCCTTGGGCCATGGTGTTCCCAACCGGTGGTCCGGAGCCGCGTCATCCTTCGCAGCTATATCAATTTGCCCTCGAGGGCGTTGCTTTGTTTCTTTTGCTTTATTGGTTTAGCAAGCGAACCACTAAAGTGGGGGCGGTATCGGGCATGTTCCTCTTAGGCTACGGTGTGTTCCGCGTTATTGTGGAAACCGTAAGACAACCTGACTCGCAGTTGGGCCTCTACTGGGGCTTTATGACGATGGGACAAATACTCTCAGTACCGATGATTTTATTCGGTTTATATCTCATTCTTCGTCCACAGGGTAAGCAGTAA
- the ptsP gene encoding phosphoenolpyruvate--protein phosphotransferase produces the protein MLNTLRDITQAVASAHSLDTALEVLVSSTKAAMETQCCSVYILDQNELVLSATDGLEKSAVGHVRMPLTQGLVGLAAEREEAVNLADARLHPRFKLFPEVAEEEYRAFLAVPIIYQKAVVGVIVVQQASARQFSEGEEAFLMTLAAQLAMAVRGLKQKAQVSSLEHQILFQGTAASNGIAIAHAFVLGGEISIEQPEVKCEDIALESARLMAAMGRCKEAVSALSQRFDREQDEEVVSIFNALLLLLDDASLGGEYAREVQQGWEAESAVSRVSLRYIQQFMAMEDPYLKERASDIRDLGQRVLRQLIEPERLELEPDKPVILVTREADATMLAEFPRQKLAGIVTELGGVNSHAAILARALGVPAITGVEQLLSADIDQKLLVVNASRGQLMVSPSPAIVSEYRSLISAQKALQRQYAQELALPSITLDGSRIRLYLNAGLLSGVASEIAEGADGIGLYRTEIPFMLQQRFPSESEQIKVYQQVLSAASGRPVVMRTLDVGGDKPLPYFPIKEDNPFLGWRGIRLSLDHPELFLVQLRAMLQAGSDGKQLSILLPMVSNLDEIDQSLEYLHQAYDELKNDFDSQLVMPRIGIMLEVPALLYQLDEVAKRVNFVSVGSNDLTQYLLAVDRNNPRVSSLFDSYHPGILRALHQARLDCDYHKLDISICGELAGEPIGAILLVAMGYCHLSMNQGSLARINYLLRRVSRDDLDSLLAQSLSLSNGFQVRELVKEYLTQKGLETILN, from the coding sequence GTGTTAAATACGCTCAGGGATATTACTCAGGCAGTGGCTTCAGCCCACAGCCTCGATACTGCGTTAGAGGTCCTAGTTTCATCTACAAAAGCGGCGATGGAAACTCAATGTTGTTCGGTCTATATCCTTGATCAGAATGAGCTAGTGTTATCTGCCACCGACGGTCTTGAAAAAAGTGCGGTCGGCCATGTCCGTATGCCCTTAACTCAAGGTTTGGTGGGCTTGGCCGCCGAGAGGGAAGAGGCGGTTAACCTTGCCGATGCAAGACTTCATCCCAGATTCAAACTCTTTCCTGAAGTTGCCGAGGAAGAATACCGCGCCTTTTTAGCCGTCCCGATCATTTACCAAAAGGCTGTTGTTGGCGTTATTGTTGTACAACAGGCGAGTGCTCGCCAATTTAGCGAAGGTGAAGAAGCCTTCCTGATGACCCTAGCTGCCCAGCTTGCGATGGCGGTTCGTGGTTTAAAACAAAAAGCCCAAGTTAGCTCACTCGAACATCAGATATTATTCCAAGGCACAGCTGCTTCAAATGGCATTGCGATTGCCCATGCATTTGTGCTTGGTGGTGAGATTTCCATCGAGCAGCCAGAAGTCAAATGTGAAGACATAGCACTAGAATCGGCTCGTCTAATGGCGGCGATGGGGCGTTGTAAGGAAGCGGTAAGTGCATTATCCCAACGTTTTGACCGTGAGCAGGATGAAGAAGTCGTATCTATCTTCAATGCGTTACTGCTACTTCTCGACGATGCCAGCCTAGGTGGTGAATATGCCCGTGAAGTACAGCAAGGCTGGGAAGCCGAGTCTGCGGTAAGCCGTGTGTCCCTTCGCTATATCCAGCAATTTATGGCTATGGAAGACCCTTATCTTAAAGAGCGCGCCAGTGATATTCGCGATCTCGGACAACGGGTGTTACGTCAGCTCATTGAGCCTGAGCGATTAGAGCTTGAACCCGATAAGCCTGTGATTTTAGTGACCCGTGAAGCCGATGCGACTATGCTCGCCGAATTTCCACGCCAAAAGCTTGCCGGTATTGTTACCGAACTTGGCGGGGTAAATTCCCACGCCGCGATATTGGCAAGGGCGTTAGGCGTGCCTGCTATTACTGGGGTTGAGCAGTTACTTTCCGCCGATATTGATCAAAAACTGTTAGTGGTTAATGCTAGCCGTGGCCAATTGATGGTATCGCCATCGCCTGCAATTGTGAGTGAATATCGCAGCCTCATTTCAGCGCAAAAGGCGTTGCAACGCCAATATGCCCAAGAATTAGCGCTACCTTCGATAACTCTCGATGGCAGCCGTATCCGCTTGTATTTAAATGCCGGCTTATTGAGTGGGGTAGCCTCAGAGATCGCTGAAGGCGCCGATGGGATAGGGCTATACCGAACCGAAATTCCGTTTATGCTGCAGCAACGTTTCCCAAGCGAGTCGGAGCAGATTAAGGTCTATCAGCAGGTGTTATCTGCTGCATCTGGCAGACCCGTTGTGATGCGAACCCTTGATGTGGGCGGCGATAAGCCATTGCCTTACTTCCCCATTAAAGAGGATAACCCCTTCCTAGGTTGGCGGGGGATTCGTCTATCGCTCGATCATCCCGAGCTGTTTTTAGTGCAATTAAGGGCGATGTTACAGGCGGGCAGTGATGGCAAGCAGCTCAGTATTTTGCTTCCTATGGTTAGCAATTTAGATGAAATTGACCAGTCATTAGAATACTTGCATCAGGCCTATGATGAGCTCAAAAATGATTTTGATAGTCAGTTAGTGATGCCGCGTATTGGTATTATGCTCGAAGTACCAGCGCTGCTTTATCAATTAGATGAAGTGGCAAAACGGGTGAATTTTGTCTCTGTGGGCAGTAACGACTTAACCCAGTACCTGCTAGCAGTTGATCGAAATAATCCGAGGGTGAGTTCACTATTTGATAGTTATCATCCTGGCATTTTACGGGCGCTGCATCAGGCCCGTCTGGATTGTGATTACCACAAGCTTGATATCAGTATTTGTGGTGAATTGGCGGGCGAGCCGATTGGTGCGATTCTGTTAGTGGCGATGGGGTACTGTCATTTAAGTATGAACCAAGGCAGTTTAGCGCGTATTAATTACCTACTGCGCCGAGTTTCTCGTGATGACTTGGATTCGTTGCTGGCACAGTCATTGAGCCTATCTAACGGTTTTCAGGTGCGGGAGTTGGTTAAAGAATATTTAACCCAAAAAGGCCTAGAGACCATTCTTAACTAA
- the nadB gene encoding L-aspartate oxidase has protein sequence MKQVVEHQSDILVIGSGAAGLTLALHLAEKAKVILLSKGPLSEGSTLYAQGGIASVFDEGDTIESHVSDTLVAGAGLCDKDVVTFTAENAKSSMQWLIECGVAFDKEETNDGNEQDAPYHLTREGGHSHRRILHAADATGKAVQTTLQERAMSHPNIQVLERYNAIDLITTRKLNRPGNRVLGAYVWNRNAEQVETIKAKFVALATGGSSKVYQYTSNPDVASGDGIAMAWRAGCRVANMEFNQFHPTCLYHADARNFLLTEALRGEGAYLRRPDGSRFMPDFDERAELAPRDIVARAIDYEMKRLGADCVYLDISHKDSDFVIKHFPTIYSRCLDLGIDITKDPIPVVPAAHYTCGGVMTDLHGQTDLNGLYAIGEVAYTGLHGANRLASNSLLECLVFARAASEDIESQLAKIPMPGQIPPWDESKVCNSDEEVVIAHNWHELRLFMWDYVGIVRSDKRLERALRRCLMLQQEIQEYYSNFRVSNNLLELRNLVQVAELIIRCAMDRKESRGLHYNIDHPEKLDSPMPTILQPEK, from the coding sequence ATGAAACAAGTCGTTGAACACCAATCTGACATATTAGTCATAGGTAGCGGTGCCGCAGGTCTGACACTCGCTTTGCATCTCGCTGAAAAAGCTAAAGTCATCTTACTCTCAAAGGGCCCTCTTTCGGAAGGTTCTACGTTATACGCACAGGGCGGCATCGCCTCGGTTTTTGATGAAGGGGATACCATCGAATCCCATGTTTCAGATACGTTAGTTGCCGGTGCAGGCCTGTGTGACAAAGACGTCGTGACTTTTACGGCAGAAAACGCCAAAAGCTCGATGCAATGGCTTATCGAGTGTGGTGTTGCCTTCGATAAAGAAGAAACCAATGATGGAAATGAGCAAGACGCACCCTATCACTTAACCCGTGAAGGTGGCCATAGCCACAGACGTATTTTGCATGCCGCCGATGCAACAGGTAAAGCGGTGCAAACAACGTTGCAAGAACGCGCTATGTCGCATCCCAATATTCAGGTGCTTGAACGCTATAACGCCATCGACTTAATCACGACCCGTAAACTCAATCGCCCAGGCAACCGAGTACTTGGTGCCTATGTTTGGAACCGTAATGCCGAGCAGGTCGAAACTATAAAAGCTAAATTTGTGGCTCTAGCCACAGGCGGTAGCTCTAAGGTTTATCAATATACCTCAAATCCAGATGTTGCCAGTGGTGATGGTATCGCCATGGCGTGGCGTGCGGGTTGCCGCGTTGCCAATATGGAATTTAACCAATTCCATCCAACCTGCCTATACCATGCTGATGCACGTAACTTCCTGCTGACCGAAGCCCTTCGTGGTGAAGGCGCCTACCTGCGCCGCCCTGATGGCAGCCGTTTTATGCCGGATTTTGACGAGCGTGCCGAACTTGCCCCCCGCGATATCGTTGCCCGCGCTATCGACTATGAAATGAAACGCTTAGGTGCCGACTGTGTGTACCTCGATATCAGTCATAAAGACAGTGACTTTGTAATCAAGCACTTCCCGACTATTTACAGTCGCTGTTTAGATCTTGGTATCGATATCACGAAAGATCCTATCCCTGTTGTGCCTGCGGCCCACTACACCTGTGGCGGCGTGATGACAGACCTTCACGGTCAAACCGATCTTAATGGCCTCTATGCTATCGGCGAAGTTGCCTACACGGGGCTGCACGGTGCGAACCGCCTCGCGAGTAACTCACTGCTCGAGTGTTTAGTCTTTGCCCGTGCCGCCTCGGAAGATATTGAAAGCCAGCTCGCTAAAATTCCAATGCCAGGGCAAATCCCGCCATGGGATGAGAGCAAAGTCTGTAACTCTGATGAGGAAGTGGTAATTGCCCACAACTGGCATGAACTGCGTCTTTTTATGTGGGACTATGTGGGTATTGTGCGCTCTGACAAACGTTTAGAGCGCGCCCTACGCCGCTGCCTGATGCTGCAGCAAGAAATCCAAGAGTATTACAGTAACTTTAGAGTGAGTAACAACCTGCTCGAACTGCGTAACTTAGTGCAAGTAGCAGAACTGATTATCCGCTGCGCGATGGACCGCAAAGAAAGCCGAGGTCTGCACTACAACATTGACCACCCCGAGAAGTTAGATTCACCAATGCCAACCATTCTGCAACCGGAAAAATAA
- a CDS encoding protein YgfX, which yields MEERRHSFSVSSSFDQRLSLVVFILVCSTSFLVWPSPDNLLLRLFKYVLIAVVFVFLIHSLWRLGDWQRRFSLNANGEGRLEDGEVFYILKETRVTPFVCLIYYVANDKKQLLPIWADMLSDTDYRHLCRLLLQAKTKQAKSHLET from the coding sequence GTGGAAGAGCGGCGCCATAGTTTTAGCGTTTCCTCTTCATTCGACCAGCGTCTCTCGCTGGTCGTTTTTATCCTTGTCTGTTCAACTTCTTTTCTCGTTTGGCCATCACCCGATAACCTTCTATTAAGGCTATTTAAATATGTGCTTATTGCTGTGGTATTCGTCTTTTTAATACACAGTTTGTGGCGCTTAGGGGATTGGCAGCGACGTTTCAGCCTCAATGCTAATGGGGAAGGGCGGCTAGAGGATGGTGAGGTCTTTTATATTTTAAAGGAGACTCGGGTAACGCCGTTTGTCTGCCTTATCTATTACGTGGCGAATGATAAAAAGCAGTTATTACCCATCTGGGCGGATATGCTAAGTGATACTGATTATCGCCACCTTTGCCGATTATTGCTGCAGGCCAAAACAAAACAGGCTAAATCCCATCTCGAGACTTAG
- the nhaA gene encoding Na+/H+ antiporter NhaA, whose translation MEKAIRNFLSQESAGGILLLVAVVLAMLMANSPLAGLYQGFLGTEVQVRVGALDLHKPLLLWINDGLMALFFLLIGLEVKRELLEGALSSVAKASLPTFAAIGGMLVPAAIYLVFNYGDPVTQAGWAIPAATDIAFALGIMALLGSRVPVALKVFLLALAIIDDLGVIVIIALFYSSDLSTISLIVAGISIVGLVALNRKGITALAPYGVLGLILWIAVLKSGVHATLAGVIIAFCIPLRAKDGSSPSEHLEHSLHPWSTFLILPVFAFANAGVALDNMSLETLISPVPVGIALGLMLGKPIGVMLFSFVAVKLNLAKLPDGIGWKQIAPVAAMCGIGFTMSMFIASLAFEQAAPLYGDLARLGTLIGSILAATIGYFWLSKVLPEKGASK comes from the coding sequence ATGGAAAAAGCTATTCGAAATTTCTTAAGTCAGGAGTCCGCCGGAGGCATATTGCTGTTAGTGGCGGTTGTCTTGGCGATGCTGATGGCTAACTCACCTTTAGCTGGGTTATATCAGGGATTTTTAGGGACTGAAGTTCAAGTACGTGTTGGTGCATTAGATCTACATAAGCCACTGTTGTTATGGATTAACGATGGTTTAATGGCATTATTCTTTTTACTTATTGGCCTAGAAGTTAAGCGTGAACTGTTAGAGGGCGCATTGTCGAGCGTGGCTAAAGCGTCCTTGCCTACCTTTGCGGCGATTGGCGGTATGCTGGTTCCTGCTGCTATCTACTTAGTATTCAATTATGGTGATCCGGTAACTCAAGCGGGTTGGGCTATTCCGGCTGCGACCGATATTGCCTTTGCGCTGGGGATTATGGCGCTCCTTGGTAGCCGCGTCCCTGTGGCGCTTAAGGTATTCTTGTTAGCGTTAGCGATTATCGATGACTTAGGTGTCATTGTGATTATTGCGCTGTTCTACAGTAGCGATCTGTCCACCATCAGCTTGATTGTTGCGGGTATTTCGATTGTCGGCCTGGTTGCACTTAACCGAAAAGGGATAACTGCATTGGCTCCCTACGGTGTATTAGGATTAATCCTGTGGATTGCAGTACTTAAATCCGGCGTACATGCAACGCTGGCTGGTGTGATTATCGCCTTCTGTATACCGTTACGAGCTAAAGATGGCAGTTCACCGTCAGAGCATTTAGAGCATAGCCTGCATCCTTGGAGCACATTCCTTATCCTGCCGGTGTTTGCTTTTGCTAATGCGGGTGTTGCGCTAGATAACATGAGTTTAGAGACATTAATTTCCCCTGTGCCTGTGGGTATTGCGCTGGGCTTGATGTTGGGTAAACCCATAGGTGTGATGTTATTTAGTTTTGTCGCGGTAAAACTCAATCTTGCCAAACTGCCTGACGGTATTGGTTGGAAACAGATTGCTCCAGTTGCAGCAATGTGTGGTATTGGTTTTACCATGTCGATGTTTATTGCCTCTCTGGCCTTTGAACAGGCTGCTCCACTCTACGGCGATCTCGCTCGTTTAGGGACGTTAATCGGTTCCATTTTGGCAGCAACCATAGGCTATTTCTGGTTATCAAAAGTGTTACCTGAAAAAGGAGCATCAAAATGA
- a CDS encoding succinate dehydrogenase assembly factor 2, producing the protein MELMNIARVRWACRRGMLELDVLFQPFVENVYQQLSDEDKALFVRLLECEDPELFAWFMGHEACPDAELARMVVQVRGRAAP; encoded by the coding sequence TTGGAATTAATGAACATCGCGCGGGTTCGCTGGGCATGTCGCCGCGGAATGCTGGAATTAGATGTATTGTTTCAACCATTCGTCGAGAATGTATATCAACAATTAAGCGATGAAGACAAAGCCTTATTCGTTCGTCTGTTAGAGTGCGAAGATCCCGAGTTATTTGCTTGGTTCATGGGCCATGAAGCTTGCCCTGATGCCGAACTAGCCCGCATGGTTGTACAAGTCCGTGGAAGAGCGGCGCCATAG
- the thyA gene encoding thymidylate synthase, producing the protein MQQYLDLMKHILAEGVDKTDRTGTGTRSVFGYQMRFDLSKGFPLVTTKKCHLRSIIHELLWFLKGETNIAYLREHNVSIWDEWADENGDLGPVYGAQWRSWPTQSGDAIDQISQVIAQIKAQPDSRRLIVSAWNVGELDKMALAPCHAFFQFYVADGKLSCQLYQRSCDVFLGLPFNIASYALLTMMVAQQCNLALGDFVWTGGDTHLYSNHMEQTALQLTREPRPLPTMTILRKPDSIFDYHFEDFELTGYEPHPHIKAPVAI; encoded by the coding sequence ATGCAACAGTATTTAGACTTAATGAAGCACATCTTAGCGGAAGGTGTGGATAAAACTGACCGTACTGGAACGGGTACTCGCTCGGTTTTTGGCTATCAAATGCGGTTTGATTTGAGCAAGGGGTTCCCCTTAGTCACGACTAAGAAATGCCATTTACGCTCGATTATTCATGAGCTGTTGTGGTTTCTGAAGGGCGAAACCAATATCGCTTACCTACGTGAGCACAATGTGAGTATTTGGGATGAGTGGGCCGATGAGAACGGTGATTTAGGCCCTGTTTACGGCGCCCAGTGGCGCAGCTGGCCAACTCAAAGTGGCGATGCCATAGACCAGATTTCCCAAGTTATTGCCCAAATTAAGGCTCAACCGGATTCTCGCCGTTTGATTGTTTCAGCGTGGAACGTTGGGGAGCTAGATAAGATGGCGCTGGCGCCTTGTCATGCTTTCTTCCAGTTTTATGTGGCAGACGGTAAGTTGTCATGTCAGTTATATCAACGTAGCTGTGATGTGTTTCTAGGTTTACCTTTCAATATCGCGAGTTACGCGCTGCTGACCATGATGGTCGCCCAACAATGCAATTTAGCATTAGGAGACTTTGTTTGGACTGGCGGTGATACCCATTTGTATTCTAATCACATGGAGCAAACGGCGCTGCAATTAACCCGCGAGCCAAGACCTCTTCCAACAATGACGATTCTGCGTAAACCTGACTCCATTTTCGATTATCATTTCGAAGATTTTGAGTTAACGGGTTACGAACCTCATCCTCATATCAAAGCTCCTGTCGCCATTTAA
- the rpoE gene encoding RNA polymerase sigma factor RpoE, with product MSGQLSDQQLVERVQRGDKNAFNLLVLKYQSKVISLISRYVRNQADVTDVAQEAFIKAYRALANFRGESAFYTWLYRIAVNTAKNYLVSQGRRAPANDVDAEEAEYYEGSDALKEFASPERLMLSDEIKKVVFETLETLPEELRMAISLRELDGMSYEDIAIIMDCPVGTVRSRIFRAREAIDKKLQPLLEE from the coding sequence ATGAGTGGACAATTAAGTGATCAACAATTAGTTGAGCGCGTACAACGGGGTGATAAAAACGCTTTTAACCTGTTAGTGCTTAAGTATCAGAGTAAAGTGATCAGCTTGATTTCACGTTATGTGCGTAATCAAGCGGACGTTACCGATGTGGCACAGGAAGCCTTTATCAAAGCCTATCGAGCTTTGGCAAATTTTCGAGGGGAAAGTGCGTTTTACACTTGGTTGTACCGCATTGCAGTAAACACTGCGAAGAATTATCTCGTATCACAGGGGCGCCGCGCGCCAGCAAACGATGTTGATGCAGAGGAAGCTGAATATTACGAAGGCAGTGATGCGCTAAAGGAGTTTGCCTCCCCCGAGCGTTTAATGTTGTCCGATGAAATCAAAAAAGTGGTTTTTGAAACATTAGAGACATTGCCTGAAGAATTACGCATGGCTATCTCGCTGCGTGAGCTCGACGGTATGAGTTACGAAGATATTGCTATCATCATGGATTGCCCTGTTGGGACAGTAAGATCACGTATCTTCCGTGCCCGTGAAGCAATCGATAAAAAACTCCAGCCTTTATTGGAAGAGTAA
- the rppH gene encoding RNA pyrophosphohydrolase, whose amino-acid sequence MIDSDGFRANVGIIICNRYGQVMWARRFGQHSWQFPQGGVDDGESAEEAMYRELYEEVGLRPEHVTILTSTRSWLRYRLPKRLVRQDSKPVCIGQKQKWFLLQLKSQDSAINLSSSGHPEFDDWRWVSYWYPVRQVVSFKRDVYRKVMKEFAVTALSFQTQEIPRKRGRQKAIG is encoded by the coding sequence GTGATTGATAGCGACGGCTTTCGCGCAAATGTGGGCATAATAATTTGTAATAGATACGGTCAAGTGATGTGGGCAAGGCGTTTTGGCCAACATTCATGGCAATTTCCTCAGGGTGGTGTTGATGATGGTGAATCAGCTGAGGAAGCGATGTACCGAGAATTATACGAAGAAGTGGGTTTAAGACCTGAGCACGTTACGATATTAACCTCGACACGTTCTTGGTTAAGGTATCGTTTGCCTAAACGTTTAGTCAGGCAAGACAGTAAGCCTGTGTGCATCGGTCAGAAACAAAAATGGTTTCTGTTACAACTAAAAAGCCAAGATAGTGCGATTAATTTGAGTTCTTCAGGTCACCCCGAGTTTGATGATTGGCGCTGGGTCAGTTATTGGTATCCTGTGCGTCAAGTTGTATCATTTAAACGCGATGTTTATCGTAAAGTAATGAAAGAGTTTGCGGTGACCGCATTGTCATTCCAGACCCAAGAAATACCTAGGAAACGGGGAAGGCAAAAGGCAATAGGCTGA
- the nhaR gene encoding transcriptional activator NhaR: MLHLNYNHLYYFWMIKKKGSVAKAAEALCLTPQTITGQIRALEDRLNGSLFKRVGRNLEATELGELVYRYAEKMFSLSYEMLDLLNYQKDNAILFEVGIADALSKALSSRVLLSVVPNDGSMHLACYEATHESLMTRLREHKLDMILSDCAGESLKYPEILSKKLGECGVSFFSAETYSADFPACLEQAPLLIPGRRTSLGQQLYRWFDEQNLKVSILGEFDDAAMMKAFGYLKRGIFVTPSVYPQEVISNGMHLLGETLDVKEEYHVMFAERMIQHPAVKRLLETDFSDLFAGLDTQVKPC; the protein is encoded by the coding sequence ATGCTGCACCTTAATTACAATCACTTGTATTATTTTTGGATGATCAAGAAAAAGGGCTCGGTCGCGAAGGCGGCTGAAGCACTTTGCCTTACCCCGCAAACCATTACTGGACAAATCCGTGCTTTGGAAGACAGATTAAATGGCAGTCTCTTTAAGCGTGTTGGGCGAAATTTAGAGGCCACAGAGCTGGGTGAATTAGTTTATCGCTATGCCGAAAAGATGTTTTCCTTAAGCTACGAAATGCTCGATTTACTCAATTATCAAAAGGATAATGCGATCCTATTTGAAGTGGGTATTGCCGATGCGCTTTCTAAAGCCCTATCGAGCAGAGTACTACTTTCGGTTGTGCCCAATGATGGTTCCATGCACCTTGCTTGTTATGAAGCGACTCACGAAAGCTTAATGACTCGCCTTAGGGAGCATAAACTGGATATGATCCTGTCTGATTGCGCAGGTGAGTCCCTCAAATATCCTGAAATTCTGTCCAAAAAGCTCGGTGAATGCGGGGTCAGTTTTTTTTCCGCCGAAACCTATAGCGCCGATTTTCCCGCCTGTTTAGAACAAGCGCCACTGCTTATTCCTGGTCGTAGAACCTCCCTTGGTCAGCAGCTTTATCGATGGTTCGATGAGCAAAACCTGAAGGTGAGCATTTTGGGGGAATTTGATGATGCAGCGATGATGAAAGCTTTTGGCTATCTTAAACGTGGTATCTTTGTAACCCCCTCAGTGTATCCGCAGGAGGTGATTTCCAATGGCATGCACCTTCTAGGGGAAACCCTCGATGTGAAAGAGGAATATCATGTGATGTTTGCCGAACGGATGATCCAGCACCCTGCGGTAAAACGTCTCTTAGAGACTGACTTTAGTGATTTATTCGCGGGCCTCGATACTCAGGTGAAGCCCTGCTAG